TGTGATTGGATCACACTTGAATTGAGTAAGGTGTGATGAATCACATGTGCGCAAGTGTACCGGACGTCACACTCACTTACACAAAGTATACTGGTGAGGAATTACGAGAGATTATTCCAGCGCTATCACCCGCAACTGGATCCGCCGCTGACCACGGAAAGTATTCCACTCCGGATAGAAAGCAATCTTCGCGAGTCGCGGTTTTTCCATCACGTATTCCCGGAGGTACCCCAGGTTGAACGCGATGGCGTCGAAGAAGGCGCCGCCCGATCCCACCGTGAACTTGAGGTGCTTATCGCCCACCACCTTGGGCGCGGAGCGTAGCTCCACGTCTTCGGCGTAGAACATGGGGCTCTCGTTCAAGGGGCCGAAGGGTTCGAAGCGCTGGATCCACAGCATGTTCTCTTCGTTGAGCACGTCCAGGGCTATCTCCACTGCGGGTTGGATGCGCGGCACGAAGTCGTTGCCGGCCAGGTGCTCGGCGGCGGCGGCGTTCATGAGCGCGCGGAAGCCTTCGATGTTACCCTCCGGGATGGTGAGGCCGCAGGCGTGGTAGTGGCCGCCCCATTTCTCGAGCAGATGGGCCGCGCCCGCCAAGGCCTTGTGCAGGTTGAATCCGGTGAGGGTGCGGCCGCTGCCTTTGGCGGTCCCTTTGCCCACGTCGATGGCGAGCACGAAGCAGGGCCGGCGATAGCGCTCCACCAGGCGCGCGGCGACGATGCCGATCACGCCTTCGTGCCATTCCGGGGACGCGACGACCAGGCAGCCGGCCTCGAGGAAGGCAGGGTCGCCGTCGATCATGCGCACGGCCTGTTCGGTGATCAGCTGATCGAGTTTGCGGCGCTTCTGGTTCTCGGCCACCATCAGGTCCAGATAGCCTTCGGCCTCAGCGGGGGAAGCGGAGAGCAGGAGGCGCGCGCTGATTTCGGGGCTGCCCATGCGGCCCATGGCGTTGAGCATGGGCGTGACCTTGAAGAGGATCTCGCCGGAGGAGATGCGGCCGGGCTCCAGGCCGGCCCGGTCCATGAGGCCGCGCAGGCCTGGGTTTTCGGTGGCGGCCAGGCGGCGTAGGCCCGTCTTCACCAGGCGGCGGTTCTCGCCGGTCAGGGGGACGTTGTCGGCCAGGCTGCCCAGGGCCAACAGGTCCAGGAAGCGCTCGGCGGTCTCGCCCTTGAGGGAATTGGCCAGGGCGTTCAGTAACTTGTAGGCTACCCCGACTCCGGAGAGGCCTTTGTTGGGGAACGGGCATCCGGGTTGGTTGGGATTGAGGATGGCGTCGGCCGGGGGCAATTCCCCCGAGGCCTGGTGGTGATCGGTGAGGATGACGCCGATCCCCAGTTCCTTGGCTTTCGCGACCTCGGCGTTGGCGGATATGCCGGTGTCCACGGAAATGATCCAGCGGGCGCCGCGGGCGCGCAGCTTTTCCACGCTGGCGAAGGAGATGCCGTAGCCCTCTTGGAAACGGTTGGGCAGGAACCAGTCCGCGTTGAAGCCCAGCCATTTGAGGCCCTGGTAGAGCAGGGCCGTGGCGGTTACCCCGTCCACGTCGTAATCGCCGTGGACGCAAACCAATTCGCCGGCGGCATGGGCCGCGCGCAAGAGTTCCACCGCGCGCGGGAGGCCCAGCATGCAAGGGTCCTCGGCCAGGGTCTGCGCTCCCAGGGCGGCCAGGAAGAATTCGCGCGCTTGTTCCTTCTCTTCGATGCCGCGTTGCAAGAGCAGATCGGCGACGAAGGCGGGGCCGTTGATTTCCCGGGATAGCCTTTCGCGCAACGGATGGACGGCCGTCTCGGGTTTCAGGATGACGGCGGGAACGACGGGCTTCTTCAGCATACGGGGGCCAGCTTTTGCAGGTACTCCAAGTACAGCCCGAAAGCGGCGTTCTTGGGTTTGGCGTAATCTCGGACGGCCGCCAGCAACTCTTCCAGCCAGGCCGCGAGGGGCCGGAGATCGGCGGCCGCTTCCAGCGGAAGGAGGACTTCGGCCAGGGAAGCGTCGAACCCTTGGGCGGAAAGCGCGGCGCGGGTCCAAGCGCCCGGAGCGGCGGCCCCGGGACCATCGGGCGGGGAACCGGCGATGCGCAAGCGCAAGGCGAGGCGGATGACGCGAAGGAGAAAGGCCAGCTGCCGCGCGGCGGAGGCCAGATCTTCGAAGGCGGGGGAGGCTTCCAGATAATCGGCGAAGGCCAGGCCGTTCCCGGAGGCGGTAGAGGGATCGAGGGCGACCGCGAAGAAGCGGGCGGCTTCGGCGATCAGGTCTTCGCCGCCGTTGCGATGGAGGGCCAGCAAGGTCCCCGGCGAGCCTTCGGCGAAGGGAAGCAAGCGCTCGGGCACGGTGGGCATGTCCCAAGCCGTGGCGCGGTCGGCCGCGGCGGCGCGCAAGGCGGCCGGGCCCATGGGGAAGAGCGGAAGCTGGGTGCAGCGCGAAACGATGGTAGGGAGGAGCGCGCCGCGGTCTTCGCAGGCGATCAGGAAATAGGTGTCCGACGGGGGCTCTTCCAGGGTCTTAAGCAGGGCGTTGGCGACCGGGGCCTCCATGCTTTCGGCCTTGATCATGATGGCCACCTTTGATCTGCCGCCCGTCAAGGAGTAGGAGATTTTGCCCTGCAGGTCGCCGATCTGGGCGATGCGGATGATGGCCTTCTCCGCCGGGGCGAATCCGTACGGGTCCGCGGACAAGGAGGCGATCCCTTCCGTCAATTCGTCCACCTGGGACTGGGTCAGGGAACGCGAATCGCCGGCGTCCGATTTCTCCACCAGAGGGAGGACGAAGTGCAGGTTGTCCAGGTTGCCGCGGCGGCGTCCCAGGCAGCCGGGACAAGCCCCGCAGGGCCGCCGGGCCGCGTCTTCGCAGACCAGCAGATCGGCGATGTCGAGGGCCAAGGCGTTCTGGCCCGCCCCTTGGGGCCCATGGATAAGCAGGCCGTGGGGGAATTTGCCCGAGGACAAGGCCCGGGACAGGAAAGCCCGGGCATCATCGAGTCCTAAGGTGCGGCTAAAGGCGATCTCCATGGGGAAAAGTCAAAATAGCAAACGGTCCGGGCCCGGCCGTCCCGTCCCCGTGCTCGTGGTCCCGAAACCGTAGGGATTCCCGTCACCGGCTTTCACGCGGATCAGGCACTACTTGCCTCCCGATCGCAGCCATTCGGCCGGATCAAGGGTCTTGGTGCCTTTGCGCACCTCGAAGTAGACCCGGCCGGCTTCGGTGCTGACCGCGCCCAGTTCCTGGCAGGTCTTGATCTTGTCGCCCTGCCGCACGCGGATGCCCGCGAGATTGGCGTAGATGGTGTAGACGTCCGAGCCGTTATCGAGGATCACTCCCATCCCGTAGCCGGGGATGCGGCTGATGAGGGCGACCTCGCCGCTTACGGCCGCGTGTACGCTGGCGCCGGGGGCGCCCTTGATTTCGATACCCAGATTCTTGGTGGTGGTCTTGAGGGTGGCGTGGTATTGCAGGCCGTATTTCGAGACGACCTCGCCTTGCACGGGCAGGCAGTACTTGGTCCCCGTCTCCAACGTCGTCACGGCCTTTTTGCCGCGGGCCTGTTCTTCCTTGCGGCGCTTCTCCAGGGTGACGATGATCTCGTTGATGAGGCGCGCGTTCTCTTCCATCTCGGCCAGGGCCTGTTGCTTGGACTTCTCGTCCGATTGCAGGGCGACCAGGCGCTTCTCCTGTTCGCGCCGGGCGCGGGAGAAGGTTTCCCTTTCCTCCGCCTTGCGCGAACGGAAGCGCGATAGCTCGGCCATGCGGGCATCCAACTTGCCGGCGGCGCGGCGTTTGAGCTCCGCGTCCTCGCGGGAGGCTTCCACCAGTTCCCGGTCGTAGCGGAGCACGCGCTTCATGAAGAAGACCTTACGCATGAAATCGCCGCTTCCGGTCTCCCATCCCCGCATGACGAACCGATCCGGCCCGCCTTCCATGTAAAGCGCCCGGACGCGTTTGGCCATGACCTGGTTCCGCTCGCGGATGCGGGCTTCTATCCCCGCCAAATCCTCCCGCACGGCCGACAGCGACTTGCCCAGGGTCCCTTCCGTGGAATCGAGCCGCAGTAGGTATTCCTCGGTGTGGCGGATGTTTCCTTCCAGCTTTTCCAGGGTACCCAGAGTGGAGACCTTTCGCTCGCGCAAATCGGCCAACTCCCGCTGTTCGCTCTTCAAGCGGTCGCGTAAATCGTCGAGCTCTTGCTTTTGCCGCGCGATTTCGCGATCGTAGTCGCGCTTCTCCAGGCCGGCGGCCGGCCGCAGGCAGAGCGCCAGCAGCGCGAGCCCGATCGCCGGCCGAAGCGTAAAGCTTGCGCGTCGCGAGGGCTGCGCCGCCGGCGTATCGGACTTAACGACTGCTGGTTCCATCCGCATCGTACGCCTGGCCATTTAACCTCAGGCCGCGTGCCCGCGCAGGAAATCCCGTACGGTGCGCGCGCTCGCGACGGCGGCGATGGCGGCGGTGGCGGCCATCAGTGCCAGCGAGCAGGCCGCGAAGGGAACCCGCGCGGCCAGGCCCTCGGAAACGATGCGCGCGAGACCCGTCAGGAAGGCCAAGGCGGCGACGCCGATAAGGCTGCCGAGCAGCCCGAGCAGAACGCCTTCGAGCAAGAAAGGGGCGAGTATGAAGAATTGGCCCGCGCCGCAATATTTCATGTTTTCCACCAGGATGCGGCGGGAGTAGAGGTTGAGCTTTATGGAATTGTGGATGATGAGGGAGAGCGCGCCCGCCACCAGCAGCATCAAGAGGCTCGCGCCCCATTCCACCGGGGCCCGCCATTTGTCCAGCCACGCCAGGTAGAGGGAGTTGGCTTCGGCTTCTTCCACCTCCTCGAACTGCCGCGCGCGGTCGAGAAGCAGATGGTTCTGCGCCGACGACCGGAAGCCTTCGGAAGGATAAAGCAGGAAGGAATGGGGGAGGGGATTCCAATCCAGGGATCGGATCATCTCGTCACCGAAATC
The Fibrobacterota bacterium genome window above contains:
- a CDS encoding peptidoglycan DD-metalloendopeptidase family protein, which translates into the protein MEPAVVKSDTPAAQPSRRASFTLRPAIGLALLALCLRPAAGLEKRDYDREIARQKQELDDLRDRLKSEQRELADLRERKVSTLGTLEKLEGNIRHTEEYLLRLDSTEGTLGKSLSAVREDLAGIEARIRERNQVMAKRVRALYMEGGPDRFVMRGWETGSGDFMRKVFFMKRVLRYDRELVEASREDAELKRRAAGKLDARMAELSRFRSRKAEERETFSRARREQEKRLVALQSDEKSKQQALAEMEENARLINEIIVTLEKRRKEEQARGKKAVTTLETGTKYCLPVQGEVVSKYGLQYHATLKTTTKNLGIEIKGAPGASVHAAVSGEVALISRIPGYGMGVILDNGSDVYTIYANLAGIRVRQGDKIKTCQELGAVSTEAGRVYFEVRKGTKTLDPAEWLRSGGK
- the recJ gene encoding single-stranded-DNA-specific exonuclease RecJ, which codes for MLKKPVVPAVILKPETAVHPLRERLSREINGPAFVADLLLQRGIEEKEQAREFFLAALGAQTLAEDPCMLGLPRAVELLRAAHAAGELVCVHGDYDVDGVTATALLYQGLKWLGFNADWFLPNRFQEGYGISFASVEKLRARGARWIISVDTGISANAEVAKAKELGIGVILTDHHQASGELPPADAILNPNQPGCPFPNKGLSGVGVAYKLLNALANSLKGETAERFLDLLALGSLADNVPLTGENRRLVKTGLRRLAATENPGLRGLMDRAGLEPGRISSGEILFKVTPMLNAMGRMGSPEISARLLLSASPAEAEGYLDLMVAENQKRRKLDQLITEQAVRMIDGDPAFLEAGCLVVASPEWHEGVIGIVAARLVERYRRPCFVLAIDVGKGTAKGSGRTLTGFNLHKALAGAAHLLEKWGGHYHACGLTIPEGNIEGFRALMNAAAAEHLAGNDFVPRIQPAVEIALDVLNEENMLWIQRFEPFGPLNESPMFYAEDVELRSAPKVVGDKHLKFTVGSGGAFFDAIAFNLGYLREYVMEKPRLAKIAFYPEWNTFRGQRRIQLRVIALE